Proteins encoded in a region of the Podarcis muralis chromosome 2, rPodMur119.hap1.1, whole genome shotgun sequence genome:
- the LOC114592803 gene encoding keratin, type II cytoskeletal cochleal-like encodes MSRQCFSSRSLNGRRPSSGSAISSGFRGGNSLSSICYTGAGRCGGYSSISHYNIGRSRRLSGGSLGGYGGSSGGYSAGFRDFSGLGYGPGPLGYGFGHVGYGAGIGRPGGFSSRSAGAYGTAGGVGSQSLGGYGGEGSGSYRYGGFSSRSFGGVCGRGYRTVGFGSPSLGGGVYGSRSVICGRPVCGGLGYEPIGRFGDCRGIQSVRVNTNLLRPLCIQVDPEISRVKVEEREQIKCLNDKFACFIDKVRHLEQQNKLLETKWNCLQQQGPVEKKTIDHLFENYIATLRRQLDLLLNEREQLQCEQAKFQDVVEEYKCRYEEEINRRMAAENEFVLLKKDVDCAYTGKVELEVKVEALRQELEFLRCVHEAEIESLQTTTADTNVVVSMDNNRELDMEGIINSVRCQYEEIVQRSKDEVNALYETKFKDLQSTYGHHCDALAKGRHEIQDLTRLIQRLKADMENAKKQIDVLQTAIADNEQRGDCALKDAKAKLAEVENALQCSKDELARLLRDYQDLLNVKMALDIEIAMYRSLLEGEESRICSSTPVNIAVLGCSNMSPGGGAAYGGTLGGGGGFGRRCVYGLGSEGQSASGGGGFSSRSGRLNYRAGFSSRSGGYLSRCTMSSGFGQCNTSSVAPCGPRDCGLGSIGSGGFSSRSRGYSSRSGGCSSSGPCISSAGGGYTTESTGGCGVTHTSECSSGGYATGAASSANTGCSSGDARRNSGSGCRTGYGGSCSIIR; translated from the exons ATGAGCCGGCAGTGCTTCAGTTCCCGGTCCCTTAATGGAAGACGGCCATCATCTGGCTCGGCCATCAGCAGTGGATTTAGGGGTGGCAACAGTCTGTCTTCCATCTGCTACACCGGAGCAGGCCGATGTGGTGGCTACAGCAGTATAAGCCACTATAATATCGGCCGTAGCAGAAGACTTTCTGGCGGAAGCCTTGGTGGATACGGAGGAAGTTCTGGTGGATACAGTGCAGGCTTTAGGGACTTCAGTGGTTTGGGCTATGGTCCTGGGCCATTGGGATATGGTTTTGGGCATGTAGGCTATGGTGCTGGCATTGGCAGGCCTGGAGGCTTCAGTAGTCGAAGTGCAGGGGCCTATGGCACAGCTGGAGGAGTCGGCAGCCAAAGCCTTGGAGGCTACGGCGGCGAAGGAAGTGGTAGCTACAGATATGGTGGCTTCAGCAGCCGAAGTTTTGGTGGTGTTTGTGGCAGAGGCTATAGGACAGTTGGCTTTGGCAGCCCGAGTCTGGGTGGTGGTGTGTATGGCAGCAGAAGCGTTATTTGTGGCCGCCCTGTTTGTGGGGGCTTGGGCTATGAGCCCATTGGCCGTTTTGGTGACTGCAGGGGGATCCAGTCGGTCAGGGTCAATACAAACCTCTTGAGGCCCCTTTGCATACAGGTTGATCCAGAGATCTCTAGAGTGAAGGTGGAGGAGCGAGAGCAAATCAAATGCCTCAATGACAAGTTTGCCTGCTTCATCGATAAG GTGAGGCACTTGGAGCAGCAAAACAAGCTTTTGGAAACCAAATGGAATTGCCTGCAGCAACAGGGGCCTGTTGAGAAGAAAACCATTGACCACCTGTTTGAGAACTACATTGCAACCTTGAGGAGGCAGCTGGATCTTTTGCTGAATGAGCGGGAGCAGCTGCAATGTGAGCAAGCTAAATTCCAGGATGTGGTCGAAGAGTACAAATGCAG GTATGAAGAAGAAATCAACCGGCGTATGGCTGCGGAAAATGAATTTGTGTTGCTGAAAAAG GATGTAGACTGTGCTTACACCGGCAAAGTGGAGCTGGAGGTGAAAGTGGAAGCTCTAAGACAGGAGCTGGAGTTCCTCAGATGTGTCCATGAAGCA gaaataGAAAGCTTACAGACAACAACAGCTGACACCAATGTTGTTGTGTCTATGGACAACAACCGAGAACTAGACATGGAGGGGATCATTAACTCTGTGAGGTGTCAGTATGAGGAGATTGTACAGAGAAGCAAGGATGAGGTCAACGCTCTTTATGAAACCAAG TTCAAAGATCTGCAGTCCACCTATGGGCATCACTGTGACGCTTTGGCTAAGGGCCGCCATGAAATCCAGGACCTGACTCGCCTTATCCAGCGACTCAAGGCTGATATGGAAAATGCCAAGAAACAG ATTGATGTACTACAGACAGCTATCGCTGACAATGAGCAGCGTGGCGACTGTGCCCTGAAGGATGCCAAGGCAAAACTTGCGGAGGTGGAGAATGCACTGCAGTGCTCTAAGGATGAACTTGCCCGCCTGCTAAGGGATTACCAGGATTTGCTGAATGTCAAGATGGCTTTGGACATCGAGATTGCTATGTATAGGTCActgctggaaggagaagagagcag GATATGTAGTTCTACTCCAGTTAACATAG CTGTGTTGGGTTGCTCCAACATGTCTCCAGGCGGTGGAGCTGCATATGGTGGTAccttgggaggaggtggtggaTTTGGAAGGAGATGTGTCTATGGACTTGGATCAGAAGGACAAAGTGCCAGCGGCGGTGGAGGATTCAGTTCCAGAAGTGGAAGGCTGAACTACAGAGCTGGATTTAGCTCTAGGAGTGGAGGGTACCTTTCGAGATGCACAATGAGCTCTGGATTTGGGCAGTGCAATACCAGTAGTGTGGCTCCCTGTGGACCTAGGGATTGTGGCTTAGGATCCATAGGCAGTGGAGGCTTTAGTTCTAGGAGCAGAGGATACAGTTCCAGAAGTGGGGGTTGCAGCTCAAGTGGACCATGCATTTCCTCAGCTGGTGGAGGCTACACCACTGAGAGCACAGGAGGCTGTGGAGTGACCCACACCTCTGAGTGTTCAAGCGGTggctacgccactggtgctgcttcttctgctaaTACCGGATGCAGCAGTGGAGACGCGAGACGCAACTCTGGGAGTGGATGTCGAACAGGGTATGGAGGAAGCTGCTCCATCATCAGATAA